The following are encoded together in the Lactuca sativa cultivar Salinas chromosome 1, Lsat_Salinas_v11, whole genome shotgun sequence genome:
- the LOC111906501 gene encoding protein ROH1, with product MRTDYQGSSSPNFTSFGRSILSMKRDPVVHSIDHEIPHQEKEIEAFQRQVTQRFHELSAVDSQELLSVSWISKLLDVFLCCQEEFKAILFNHNSSLSKQPMDKLISDYFERSIKGLDVCNAIRDGIEQIRQWQKQLDIVLCALDNQKGLGEGQIRRAKKALIDLAIEMLDEKDSNTNLAQRNRSFGRYQKDSQGNKSLKHFRSLSWSVPRSWSSSKQLQAIGNNIVPPKTNEIIATNGLAVVVYTMSHVFLFVMWALVAAIPCQDRGLQSHFNMPKNFIWGAPILLLHERILEESKKKERRNTCGLLKEIYGIEKSARFMNELTDSIQFPLPEEKEEEVRKRVDDLRVVYGALKNGLDPLEKQVREVFHRIVRSRTEGLDSIARGSD from the coding sequence ATGCGAACTGATTATCAAGGCTCATCTTCTCCAAATTTCACAAGTTTTGGGCGTTCAATTCTTAGTATGAAACGCGATCCAGTGGTTCACTCCATAGACCATGAAATCCCACATCAAGAAAAGGAAATCGAAGCTTTTCAAAGACAGGTAACTCAAAGGTTTCATGAGTTATCTGCAGTCGATTCACAGGAACTTTTATCCGTTTCTTGGATTTCAAAACTCCTTGATGTTTTCCTGTGTTGTCAAGAGGAATTCAAAGCCATATTATTCAACCACAATTCTTCTTTGAGCAAACAACCCATGGATAAACTGATTTCTGATTATTTCGAAAGGAGTATAAAGGGTTTAGACGTTTGTAACGCCATTAGAGATGGGATTGAGCAGATCAGACAATGGCAGAAGCAATTGGATATTGTGTTATGTGCTTTGGATAATCAAAAAGGTCTTGGTGAAGGTCAAATCCGAAGAGCTAAAAAGGCTTTGATCGATTTAGCAATTGAGATGCTTGACGAGAAAGATTCAAACACAAATCTTGCTCAAAGAAACCGATCATTCGGGCGATATCAAAAGGATTCACAAGGAAACAAATCTTTGAAGCATTTCAGATCATTATCTTGGAGCGTTCCAAGATCTTGGTCATCTTCAAAACAACTCCAAGCAATCGGGAACAACATTGTTCCTCCAAAAACTAATGAAATCATCGCCACAAATGGACTGGCTGTGGTTGTTTACACAATGAGTCACGTGTTCTTATTTGTAATGTGGGCTTTAGTGGCTGCAATCCCTTGTCAAGATCGTGGGTTACAATCCCATTTCAAcatgcccaaaaatttcatttgggGGGCACCGATTCTCTTGTTACACGAGAGAATTTTGGAAGAATCCAAGAAAAAAGAAAGGAGAAACACTTGTGGGCTTTTGAAGGAGATTTATGGGATTGAGAAATCAGCTCGATTTATGAACGAATTGACTGATTCCATTCAGTTCCCATTACCagaagaaaaggaagaagaagtCAGAAAAAGAGTGGACGACTTGAGGGTTGTTTATGGAGCTTTGAAGAACGGATTGGATCCATTGGAGAAGCAAGTGAGAGAAGTATTTCATAGGATTGTAAGAAGTCGAACTGAAGGACTTGATTCCATTGCAAGAGGAAGCGACTGA